The following are encoded together in the Capsulimonas corticalis genome:
- the kdpA gene encoding potassium-transporting ATPase subunit KdpA yields the protein MTTIGWLQIAAYFLILILITKPIGIFLHRVMEGERTWLTPVLGPIERWIYKIGGVNKDEDMPWTVYAAALLAFSLVTLVITFGLLRLQAMLPFDPQHFGAKEMTPDLAFNTAVSFTTNTNWQAYSGESTMSYFSQMVSLASHNFFSAAAGIAVAIALVRGLARRSAAGVGNFWVDITRSTLYILLPLCLVFAMVFVQQGVIQNFHPYQTVTTMEGGSQIIPGGPAASQEAIKELGTNGGGFFNANSAHPFENPTPFTNFLQMLMIFAIGAGMTYAFGIYVGNTRQGWALFGAMSFLFLLGVSVAYVQEAKGNPMIAAQGVDATTRTMGDLGGNMEGKEVRFGQAGATLFATVTTDASCGAVNAMHDSFTPLGGLVPMANILSGEVIFGGVGAGLYGMLMYAILAVFIAGLMVGRTPEYLGKKVEAYEVKMAMLAALILAGSILGGTAIGSVAHVANPAYWNTVGGTANDLVAANVNNSGPHGFSEIFYAFDSATGNNGSAFAGISVNTPFWNLALGIAMLVGRFLMIIPLLAIAGSMARKKRVAASSGTFPTDNALFAGLLVGTVVIVGALAYFPAVSLGPVVEHYLMHGGRTF from the coding sequence ATGACGACCATTGGCTGGCTGCAGATCGCAGCCTACTTTCTGATATTGATACTGATCACGAAACCCATCGGTATCTTTTTGCATCGCGTGATGGAAGGCGAACGAACGTGGCTGACGCCCGTGCTTGGCCCCATCGAGCGATGGATCTACAAAATCGGCGGCGTCAACAAGGATGAAGACATGCCGTGGACGGTCTACGCCGCCGCGCTGCTCGCCTTCAGCCTGGTGACGCTGGTAATTACGTTCGGCCTGCTGCGCCTTCAGGCGATGCTGCCGTTCGATCCACAGCACTTTGGCGCGAAGGAGATGACGCCGGACCTGGCGTTCAACACCGCCGTCTCGTTCACGACCAACACCAACTGGCAGGCGTATTCGGGCGAAAGCACAATGTCGTACTTTAGCCAGATGGTCTCGCTCGCCTCGCATAACTTTTTCTCGGCGGCGGCGGGCATCGCGGTGGCAATCGCTCTGGTGCGCGGACTGGCCCGGCGCTCGGCGGCGGGCGTAGGCAACTTCTGGGTGGATATCACCCGCTCGACGCTTTATATTCTGCTGCCGCTCTGCCTCGTCTTCGCGATGGTCTTTGTGCAGCAGGGCGTGATCCAGAACTTCCATCCTTACCAGACGGTAACGACGATGGAGGGCGGCAGCCAGATTATTCCCGGCGGCCCGGCGGCCTCGCAGGAGGCGATCAAGGAGCTGGGGACGAACGGCGGCGGCTTCTTCAACGCCAACTCCGCACACCCGTTCGAGAACCCCACCCCGTTCACCAACTTCCTTCAGATGCTGATGATCTTCGCCATCGGCGCGGGCATGACATACGCCTTCGGGATCTATGTCGGCAACACGCGCCAGGGCTGGGCGCTCTTTGGAGCGATGTCGTTCCTATTTCTACTCGGCGTATCGGTCGCTTACGTGCAGGAGGCGAAGGGCAATCCCATGATCGCCGCGCAGGGCGTAGATGCAACCACGCGGACGATGGGCGATCTCGGCGGCAACATGGAAGGCAAGGAAGTTCGCTTTGGACAGGCAGGGGCGACGCTCTTCGCGACCGTCACCACCGATGCCTCCTGCGGCGCGGTCAACGCGATGCACGATTCGTTCACGCCGCTCGGCGGCCTGGTCCCGATGGCGAATATCCTGTCGGGCGAAGTCATCTTCGGCGGCGTCGGCGCAGGACTCTACGGCATGTTGATGTACGCGATCCTGGCGGTCTTTATCGCCGGACTGATGGTCGGACGCACACCCGAATACCTGGGCAAGAAGGTCGAGGCGTATGAGGTCAAGATGGCGATGCTCGCCGCACTGATCCTCGCCGGCTCCATCTTAGGCGGCACGGCCATCGGCAGCGTAGCGCATGTGGCGAACCCGGCGTATTGGAACACGGTCGGCGGAACGGCCAACGACCTGGTGGCGGCCAACGTGAACAACAGCGGCCCCCATGGCTTCTCGGAGATCTTTTACGCCTTCGACTCGGCGACGGGCAACAACGGCAGCGCCTTCGCGGGCATCTCCGTGAACACGCCGTTCTGGAATCTCGCACTCGGGATCGCGATGCTCGTCGGACGGTTTCTGATGATCATCCCATTGCTCGCCATCGCCGGCAGCATGGCGCGGAAAAAGCGCGTGGCGGCAAGCTCGGGGACATTCCCTACCGACAACGCGCTCTTTGCGGGACTGCTGGTGGGCACCGTCGTCATCGTCGGCGCGCTGGCCTACTTCCCCGCCGTCTCGCTCGGCCCCGTCGTGGAGCATTACTTGATGCACGGCGGACGCACCTTCTAG
- the kdpB gene encoding potassium-transporting ATPase subunit KdpB translates to MATIVNNSNSPTAPITPPSDPSGPQLKRARPLFDPPIVRRALGDAFRKLDPRVQAKNPVMFVVWVGSFVSTILFLQDLMTHVGGWETAFVGQIALWLWFTVLFAGFAEAIAEGRGKAQADELRKTRTTTLAKKLGAKGDIENVGASTLRRGDIVICDVGDIIPSDGTVIEGIASVDESAITGESAPVIREAGGDRSAVTGGTKVISDGIKVEITANPGETFIDRMIGLVEGAARQKTPNEIALNILIAGLTIIFLLATVTLLPFGRYAGVNISITVLIALLVCLIPTTIGGLLSAIGIAGMDRVMQYNVLAMSGKAVEAAGDVDVLLLDKTGTITLGNRQAAEFLPLPGVSVQELADAAQLSSLADETPEGRSIVVLAKEQYGLRGRHLDEKTTEFIPFTAQTRMSGVNIPGQRVRKGAVQAVIDYVKSNGSSVPAELQNIADDISRRGGTPLAVALNERPLGIIYLKDVVKGGMRERFDHLRAMGIKTIMITGDNPLTAAAIAQEAGVDDFLAQAKPEDKMALIKKEQAEGRLVAMTGDGTNDAPALAQADVGVAMNSGTQAAKEAGNMVDLDSNPTKLIEIVEIGKQLLMTRGALTTFSIANDVAKYFAIIPAMFATLYIGAGQTHGPLWALNFMHLHSPYSAVLAAVIFNALVIIALIPVALRGVPYRPMGAAQVLRRNLAVWGLGGILVPFPFIWLLDQILVLLHCAPAQ, encoded by the coding sequence ATGGCGACCATCGTCAATAACTCGAATAGCCCAACGGCTCCCATCACGCCGCCCTCGGACCCATCCGGCCCGCAGCTCAAACGCGCGCGGCCGCTCTTTGACCCGCCCATCGTGCGGCGTGCTCTGGGCGACGCCTTCCGGAAACTCGATCCCCGAGTCCAGGCGAAGAACCCGGTTATGTTCGTGGTGTGGGTCGGCAGTTTCGTCTCCACTATCCTGTTTCTACAGGATTTGATGACGCATGTCGGCGGCTGGGAGACAGCCTTTGTCGGCCAGATCGCCCTCTGGCTCTGGTTCACCGTCCTCTTCGCCGGCTTCGCCGAAGCCATCGCCGAGGGACGCGGCAAGGCGCAGGCGGATGAACTGCGCAAGACGCGCACAACCACGCTCGCCAAAAAGCTGGGCGCCAAAGGGGACATTGAGAACGTCGGCGCGTCTACGCTTCGCCGGGGCGACATCGTGATCTGCGATGTCGGCGACATCATCCCAAGCGACGGCACGGTCATCGAAGGCATCGCCAGCGTCGACGAATCGGCGATCACTGGAGAATCCGCGCCGGTCATCCGTGAGGCGGGCGGCGACCGCTCGGCGGTCACCGGCGGCACCAAGGTCATCTCGGACGGAATCAAAGTCGAGATCACGGCGAACCCTGGCGAGACCTTTATCGACCGTATGATCGGATTGGTCGAAGGCGCCGCGCGGCAGAAGACGCCCAATGAGATCGCGCTCAATATTCTGATCGCGGGCCTGACGATCATTTTTCTTCTGGCGACCGTGACGCTGCTGCCCTTCGGCCGTTACGCCGGCGTCAACATCTCGATCACGGTCCTGATCGCTCTGCTCGTGTGTTTGATCCCAACAACCATCGGCGGCCTGCTATCGGCCATCGGCATCGCGGGAATGGACCGGGTGATGCAGTACAACGTGCTGGCGATGTCCGGCAAAGCCGTCGAAGCGGCGGGCGACGTGGACGTGCTGCTGCTGGATAAAACCGGCACCATCACGCTCGGCAACCGCCAGGCGGCGGAGTTCCTGCCGCTTCCGGGCGTCAGCGTTCAGGAATTGGCCGACGCCGCCCAGCTTTCCAGTCTCGCCGACGAGACTCCCGAAGGCCGCTCCATCGTCGTCCTGGCGAAAGAGCAATACGGCCTGCGCGGCCGCCACCTCGACGAGAAAACGACCGAGTTCATTCCGTTCACTGCCCAAACGCGCATGTCCGGCGTCAACATCCCCGGCCAGCGCGTCCGCAAGGGCGCGGTGCAGGCGGTGATCGATTACGTGAAGAGCAACGGATCCTCGGTTCCGGCCGAACTGCAAAATATCGCCGACGATATCTCCCGCCGAGGCGGCACGCCGCTCGCCGTCGCCCTGAACGAGCGGCCTCTCGGGATTATCTATCTGAAAGACGTTGTGAAGGGCGGCATGCGCGAGCGGTTCGATCACCTGCGCGCCATGGGCATCAAAACGATCATGATCACCGGCGACAACCCGCTGACGGCGGCGGCCATCGCCCAGGAAGCCGGCGTGGACGACTTCCTCGCACAAGCCAAGCCCGAAGACAAGATGGCGCTGATCAAGAAAGAACAGGCCGAGGGACGCCTCGTCGCGATGACCGGCGACGGCACCAACGACGCGCCCGCCCTGGCCCAAGCCGACGTGGGCGTCGCGATGAACTCGGGCACGCAGGCCGCCAAAGAGGCCGGCAATATGGTGGACTTAGATTCCAACCCCACCAAGCTGATCGAGATCGTCGAAATCGGCAAACAGCTCCTGATGACGCGCGGCGCGCTGACCACGTTCTCCATCGCCAACGACGTCGCCAAATACTTCGCGATCATCCCCGCGATGTTCGCCACGCTCTACATCGGCGCCGGCCAAACACACGGACCGCTCTGGGCTTTGAACTTCATGCACCTGCACTCGCCCTACTCGGCGGTGCTCGCAGCGGTGATCTTCAACGCGCTGGTCATCATCGCCCTGATCCCCGTCGCCCTGCGCGGCGTGCCGTATCGCCCAATGGGCGCCGCGCAAGTCCTGCGCCGCAACCTGGCCGTTTGGGGCCTGGGAGGAATATTGGTCCCGTTCCCGTTCATCTGGCTGCTCGACCAGATACTGGTGCTGCTGCACTGCGCGCCGGCTCAATAA
- the kdpC gene encoding K(+)-transporting ATPase subunit C: MLTSIRITLVLLLIVSGVYPLIVWGLSQAAFAHQANGSLTKDAQGKVVGSALLAQGFTKPEYFHPRPSAAGNGYDATASSGTNLGPTSDKLINGIHKKTADGKDDPSNFDGVKDLAAQYRTENSLPAGAPVPVDAVTRSASGLDPDISVANAKVQAARVAKARGVGGEEIDRLVDANTQGRDLGLFGEPRVNVLQLNLALDKQYPKAAK; encoded by the coding sequence ATACTCACATCCATCAGAATCACTCTCGTCCTGCTGCTGATTGTCAGCGGCGTCTACCCCCTTATCGTCTGGGGCCTCTCGCAAGCCGCGTTCGCCCATCAGGCGAACGGCAGTCTCACGAAAGACGCGCAGGGAAAAGTCGTTGGCTCCGCCCTGCTCGCGCAGGGCTTCACCAAGCCCGAGTACTTCCACCCGCGCCCATCGGCGGCGGGCAATGGCTATGACGCCACCGCGAGCAGCGGGACGAACCTGGGGCCGACCAGCGACAAGCTGATCAACGGGATCCACAAAAAGACGGCGGACGGCAAGGATGATCCTTCCAACTTCGACGGCGTGAAGGATCTCGCGGCGCAGTATCGAACGGAGAATAGCCTGCCGGCTGGCGCGCCGGTTCCCGTCGACGCCGTCACGCGCTCGGCGTCGGGTCTGGATCCCGACATCAGCGTCGCGAACGCCAAAGTGCAGGCGGCGCGGGTGGCGAAGGCGCGCGGCGTCGGCGGCGAGGAGATCGATCGTCTGGTGGACGCCAATACCCAGGGGCGAGATCTGGGGTTGTTCGGCGAGCCGCGCGTGAATGTGCTTCAACTCAACCTGGCGCTCGACAAGCAGTATCCGAAGGCGGCGAAATAA
- a CDS encoding universal stress protein — protein MSYSEDNKRPTPEELLARLHRDERQAGRGRLKLFLGFAAGVGKTYEMLNEANRRKGERGQDVVIGYVVTHGRKDTEGQIGDLEIIPRKQVEYKGSAFEEMDTAAIIGRKPQWVVVDELAHTNVPGGAHAKRYEDVLDILAAGINVLSAMNVQHLESLNDTIQQITGVKVRETVPDWVLGEAGEIVSIDITPRALIHRLERGDVYPKEKVPQALANFFSEGNLCALREIALREVAGEVDRSVQIYREEHDVTEPWRTQEKIMICISPDQPSDRLLRRGWRIARRLRADLVAVYVASETITPRQQQILDADFALASSLSIRMEQVTSRDIAHTLAEYARSHQVTEIIIGHSGRTAWQEFLMGSIINKLIRLVRGIDVLVVANKL, from the coding sequence ATGTCTTACTCCGAAGACAACAAGCGGCCGACTCCCGAGGAGCTTCTGGCCCGCCTGCACCGCGATGAGCGCCAGGCGGGCCGGGGACGCCTCAAGCTCTTTCTCGGCTTTGCGGCGGGCGTCGGCAAAACGTACGAAATGCTGAATGAGGCGAACCGGCGCAAAGGTGAGCGCGGGCAGGATGTCGTGATCGGCTACGTCGTCACCCATGGGCGTAAGGACACCGAGGGGCAGATCGGCGATCTGGAGATCATTCCGCGCAAGCAGGTCGAGTACAAGGGATCGGCGTTCGAGGAGATGGACACCGCCGCGATCATCGGACGCAAGCCCCAGTGGGTCGTGGTGGATGAACTGGCGCACACGAATGTCCCCGGCGGCGCGCACGCCAAGCGCTATGAAGATGTCTTGGATATCCTCGCCGCCGGGATCAATGTGCTTTCGGCGATGAACGTACAGCATTTGGAGTCGCTGAACGACACGATCCAACAAATTACGGGCGTCAAAGTTCGTGAGACCGTTCCAGATTGGGTGTTGGGAGAAGCCGGGGAGATCGTCAGCATCGACATTACGCCCCGTGCTCTGATACACAGATTGGAGCGCGGCGATGTGTACCCCAAGGAGAAAGTCCCGCAGGCGCTCGCGAACTTCTTCAGCGAGGGCAACTTATGCGCCCTGCGAGAGATCGCTCTGCGCGAGGTGGCGGGCGAAGTCGATCGGTCCGTCCAGATCTACCGCGAGGAGCACGACGTCACCGAACCCTGGCGCACTCAAGAAAAGATCATGATCTGCATCTCCCCTGACCAACCCTCCGACCGCCTGCTGCGCCGAGGCTGGCGCATCGCCCGCCGCCTCCGCGCCGACCTCGTAGCCGTGTACGTCGCCTCGGAAACGATCACACCCCGCCAGCAGCAAATCCTGGACGCCGATTTCGCCCTCGCGTCCAGTCTGAGCATCCGCATGGAGCAAGTCACCAGCCGAGACATCGCCCACACGCTCGCCGAATACGCACGCAGCCATCAAGTCACCGAGATCATCATCGGCCATTCGGGACGCACGGCGTGGCAGGAGTTTCTGATGGGATCGATCATCAACAAGCTGATTCGGCTGGTGCGCGGGATTGACGTGCTGGTGGTGGCAAATAAGTTATGA
- a CDS encoding carboxymuconolactone decarboxylase family protein, producing the protein MPRIQYDQIAPGTVKALYGVHAYVEKGKINEHLRTLVTLRVSQVNGCGFCVDMHTQELRKLGETQQRIDCLVAWSETDLYTPREQTAFKFAEAVTLISQTHVPDDIFALARTEFTDEEIVDLAMAVVDINSWNRMAITFRKFPARRDS; encoded by the coding sequence ATGCCGAGAATCCAATACGACCAAATCGCCCCAGGAACTGTCAAAGCCTTGTATGGAGTGCATGCCTATGTTGAGAAGGGAAAGATCAATGAGCACCTGCGTACGCTGGTGACGCTGCGGGTGTCGCAAGTCAATGGCTGCGGTTTCTGCGTGGACATGCATACACAGGAACTGCGCAAGCTGGGCGAGACTCAGCAGCGCATCGATTGCCTTGTCGCCTGGAGCGAGACCGATCTCTATACGCCGCGCGAGCAGACCGCATTCAAATTCGCCGAGGCGGTGACGCTCATCTCGCAGACCCATGTCCCGGATGATATCTTCGCTCTCGCGCGGACAGAATTTACGGACGAAGAGATTGTCGATCTGGCGATGGCCGTCGTCGACATCAACTCCTGGAACCGCATGGCGATCACCTTCCGCAAGTTCCCTGCGCGCCGCGATTCTTAA
- a CDS encoding RrF2 family transcriptional regulator encodes MAFGVGVEYALHCLVNLIDPPAGRHLGVAELAEYQGISPSYLSKIFVRLKKAGVVRSAPGVKGGYELAKPADQITFLEVVEAVEGPVQLFQCRSIIDGCILDAGKPKQPNSTVCAIHAVMMEAEEKVRGHLRTRTLGDIDRELDGVLSVERRDATRRWFENALKLSEA; translated from the coding sequence GTGGCGTTTGGGGTAGGGGTGGAGTACGCTCTGCACTGCCTGGTCAACTTGATCGATCCGCCGGCGGGACGCCATTTGGGTGTCGCGGAGCTGGCGGAATATCAGGGCATCTCGCCGTCCTATCTTTCTAAAATCTTTGTGCGCTTGAAGAAGGCGGGCGTGGTGCGTTCGGCGCCTGGCGTCAAAGGCGGATACGAGCTGGCGAAGCCGGCCGACCAAATCACGTTTCTGGAAGTGGTCGAAGCGGTCGAAGGCCCAGTCCAGTTGTTTCAATGCCGCAGTATCATCGACGGCTGTATTCTGGATGCGGGAAAACCCAAACAGCCGAACTCGACCGTCTGCGCCATCCACGCCGTGATGATGGAGGCGGAGGAAAAGGTGCGCGGACACCTGCGTACGCGGACGCTGGGCGACATCGACCGCGAGCTGGACGGGGTGCTGTCTGTGGAGCGGCGCGACGCCACACGCCGCTGGTTCGAGAACGCCCTGAAGCTGAGCGAAGCATAA
- a CDS encoding isocitrate lyase/PEP mutase family protein — translation MTELLSQEEKAILLRQLHQGPKILVLPNAWDAASARIFEEAGFGAIASTSAGIAFALGYPDGQVIPRDEMLFMLRRIVATVRVPVTADIEAGYGADSVDEVLTTVRGVLAAGAVGINLEDLAEGGAALADADLQSEKIRTIRALADTHGIPLVINARTDIFSLASISAEEKLDRAIRRGNRYLDSGADCVFVPFVKDEPTISALAQGIRGPLNILALPGSPSVSELEALGVRRVSVGGGPARAAMSFTRSVAAELHDLGTYTRFTEQVMTYAEANQLFTKNNF, via the coding sequence ATGACGGAGTTGTTGTCACAGGAAGAAAAAGCGATCCTGCTGCGCCAGTTGCATCAGGGGCCGAAGATCTTAGTCTTGCCCAACGCTTGGGACGCCGCGAGCGCGCGGATTTTTGAGGAGGCGGGATTTGGCGCGATCGCCTCGACGAGCGCGGGGATTGCGTTTGCATTGGGGTATCCCGACGGGCAGGTGATTCCGCGCGACGAGATGCTGTTTATGCTGCGGCGTATCGTCGCGACCGTGCGCGTTCCCGTCACTGCGGATATTGAGGCCGGCTATGGCGCGGATTCCGTGGATGAGGTTCTCACGACCGTACGTGGAGTTCTGGCGGCGGGCGCGGTGGGGATCAATTTAGAAGATTTGGCGGAGGGCGGCGCGGCGCTGGCGGACGCCGATCTTCAGTCGGAGAAGATCCGGACGATTCGAGCGCTGGCGGATACTCACGGGATACCGCTGGTGATCAACGCGCGCACGGACATCTTCTCTCTCGCGAGTATCAGCGCTGAGGAGAAGCTTGACCGAGCCATTCGGCGCGGCAATCGTTATCTGGATTCTGGCGCGGACTGCGTGTTCGTCCCGTTTGTCAAAGACGAGCCAACGATATCCGCACTGGCGCAGGGCATTCGTGGGCCGCTCAATATTCTCGCATTGCCGGGAAGCCCCTCGGTCTCGGAATTGGAAGCGCTGGGCGTACGGCGCGTGAGTGTCGGGGGCGGCCCCGCGCGGGCTGCGATGTCGTTTACGCGTTCGGTGGCGGCGGAACTGCATGATTTGGGGACCTACACGCGCTTCACGGAGCAAGTGATGACCTACGCCGAAGCCAATCAGCTCTTCACGAAAAATAATTTCTGA
- a CDS encoding HAD family hydrolase: MSKKIDAHIRAVLFDLDGTLADSEIWWAQIDAAFLGEFGIVYDGEHHQALVGVAARSAMHFFKGAYNLALDPDEMLARYHEIAVDYYAARIDLFPNASEVLTSVRAMELPVGLVTSSARRLVVPFLKRHDLAAKFDVVVTGEEVKHAKPAPDIYLLAARRLKLPPRQCLAVEDSLTGVRAGRAAGMTVVAIPDKRWSDRRHFQDEAHGMAEDLQEVVGMLRRRRQETRRAESRNSRNSDVPMNDIEARE; encoded by the coding sequence GTGAGTAAGAAAATTGACGCTCATATCCGCGCGGTCTTATTCGATCTCGACGGTACGCTCGCGGATTCGGAAATCTGGTGGGCGCAAATTGATGCTGCGTTTCTTGGCGAATTTGGGATCGTCTACGATGGCGAGCATCATCAGGCGCTTGTGGGCGTCGCTGCGCGCAGCGCGATGCATTTCTTTAAAGGCGCTTACAATCTTGCTTTAGATCCGGACGAGATGCTGGCGCGCTACCATGAGATCGCCGTGGACTACTACGCTGCGCGCATCGATCTGTTTCCCAACGCGTCGGAGGTCCTCACGAGTGTCCGTGCGATGGAGCTGCCAGTAGGGCTGGTGACAAGCTCCGCCCGCCGGCTCGTTGTTCCATTCCTGAAGCGGCATGATCTTGCCGCGAAATTCGATGTTGTGGTCACAGGGGAGGAAGTCAAGCACGCCAAGCCTGCGCCCGATATCTATCTGCTTGCCGCCCGCCGGCTGAAGCTGCCTCCCCGCCAATGCCTTGCGGTGGAAGATTCGCTCACGGGAGTCCGGGCGGGCAGGGCGGCGGGAATGACCGTGGTCGCGATCCCGGATAAACGGTGGTCCGATCGGCGGCATTTTCAGGACGAGGCGCATGGCATGGCGGAAGATTTGCAAGAAGTCGTAGGCATGCTGCGTCGCCGCCGACAGGAAACAAGGCGCGCGGAAAGCAGGAATTCGCGGAATTCCGATGTACCTATGAACGACATCGAGGCGCGGGAGTAA
- a CDS encoding helix-turn-helix domain-containing protein codes for MSRVSYTHGVKKTLYSAEQKVFLGLLRQIRQNAGLSQQEIADRLEVAQSRISDYERGERQLDLMELRQYCAAAETSLEEFVRRFEVGIRDSTPEA; via the coding sequence ATGTCAAGGGTATCTTATACTCATGGGGTGAAAAAGACGTTGTACTCCGCCGAGCAAAAAGTGTTTCTGGGCCTGTTAAGACAAATTCGCCAGAATGCTGGCCTCAGTCAGCAGGAAATTGCAGACCGCCTGGAGGTGGCTCAGAGCCGCATCTCCGACTATGAGCGCGGCGAACGTCAGCTTGACCTCATGGAACTGCGGCAGTATTGCGCTGCTGCAGAAACTTCACTGGAGGAATTTGTGCGTCGGTTCGAGGTAGGCATCAGAGATTCGACGCCAGAGGCGTAA
- a CDS encoding DNA cytosine methyltransferase, translating to MMNEPVVTAATFTNHPAATNHYNSLPPTVAEFFAGIGLMRMGLERAGWSVEFANDIDPKKWQMYATNYPANHFVLGDIHLIDPATVPTVTLATASFPCTDLSLAGGRAGLAGAQSGAFWGFLNILKGMETRRPPIVLLENVPSFLTSHGGQDFHRAMCALNDLGYAVDAVIIDAAWFVPQSRQRLFVIAVQQELPIEVKTDTFLSKLRPKALTSFISSHLDINWRLRVLPELPSGSATLDEILEDLPANASEWWDEKRSMYLLSQMSDRHREVAEKMIANDKLSYGTVFRRTRNGVYVAELRSDGIAGCLRTPKGGSSQQILIKAGFGTVSVRNLTPRECARLMGAEEYVIDVPRNQALFGFGDAVCVPVVEWISRNYLMPLLVEMNDG from the coding sequence ATGATGAACGAACCTGTGGTGACCGCTGCAACATTCACCAACCACCCCGCCGCTACCAACCATTACAACTCGCTTCCGCCGACAGTTGCCGAATTTTTCGCGGGTATCGGCTTAATGCGCATGGGGCTGGAGCGAGCGGGCTGGTCTGTAGAATTCGCCAACGATATCGACCCGAAGAAGTGGCAAATGTATGCTACCAATTACCCTGCAAATCATTTTGTGCTCGGAGACATCCATCTGATTGATCCCGCAACCGTGCCGACGGTTACTCTCGCCACAGCGTCTTTTCCCTGTACGGATTTGTCGCTGGCTGGCGGGCGCGCAGGGCTTGCGGGGGCCCAGTCGGGAGCCTTCTGGGGATTTTTGAATATCCTGAAGGGAATGGAAACCCGAAGGCCGCCGATTGTGCTGCTGGAAAACGTCCCGAGCTTCCTGACCTCCCATGGAGGCCAAGACTTCCATCGCGCTATGTGCGCGCTCAACGATCTTGGCTACGCTGTGGACGCCGTGATTATTGACGCAGCATGGTTCGTTCCGCAATCGCGCCAGCGCCTCTTCGTAATAGCGGTTCAGCAGGAATTGCCCATTGAAGTCAAAACCGACACCTTCTTGAGTAAGCTGAGACCGAAGGCGCTGACCTCCTTTATCTCCAGCCACCTCGACATCAATTGGCGGTTGCGAGTGCTGCCTGAGCTACCGAGTGGATCGGCGACGCTGGACGAAATATTGGAAGACCTGCCAGCTAATGCGAGCGAGTGGTGGGACGAGAAGCGCTCGATGTATCTGCTGAGCCAGATGAGTGATCGCCATCGCGAGGTTGCCGAAAAAATGATCGCAAACGACAAATTGAGCTACGGCACAGTGTTTCGGCGCACGAGAAATGGCGTGTATGTGGCGGAACTTCGATCCGATGGCATCGCGGGCTGTTTGCGCACTCCCAAAGGCGGCAGCTCTCAGCAGATACTGATCAAGGCGGGATTTGGCACGGTTTCGGTTCGCAATCTCACGCCGCGCGAGTGCGCACGACTAATGGGAGCCGAAGAATATGTTATTGATGTTCCGCGGAATCAGGCCCTATTTGGCTTTGGAGACGCGGTGTGTGTGCCAGTGGTGGAGTGGATCAGTCGAAATTATTTGATGCCGTTGTTGGTGGAAATGAATGATGGGTGA
- a CDS encoding DUF2750 domain-containing protein: MHDKEFETVSALPFQERYAHFIKRVADHEHLWSLWNDGWVLAADNDRHEVVPVWPHERYAAACAIDEWAGHTPRAIDLDEWLEKWIPGLERDGRLVVVFLTPSSAGATVTPENMRQELEDELLWYE, from the coding sequence ATGCATGACAAGGAATTTGAAACAGTTTCAGCTCTCCCCTTCCAGGAGCGCTACGCGCATTTCATCAAGCGCGTTGCCGACCATGAACACCTTTGGAGCCTATGGAACGATGGCTGGGTATTGGCCGCAGACAACGACAGGCATGAAGTCGTTCCAGTATGGCCGCACGAACGATATGCAGCGGCATGCGCCATTGATGAATGGGCTGGTCATACACCACGCGCCATTGACCTAGACGAATGGTTGGAGAAATGGATACCTGGCTTGGAGCGGGATGGGCGGCTTGTCGTGGTTTTCTTGACGCCTAGCAGCGCTGGCGCCACGGTTACGCCTGAAAATATGCGCCAGGAACTGGAGGATGAGTTGCTGTGGTATGAGTGA